The following proteins are encoded in a genomic region of Gammaproteobacteria bacterium:
- a CDS encoding host attachment protein has product MNHNCVVVAGGSRARFFTLRDSEFPEMESGPNLHEIADLVSPEKDLPGSDLWTNLKSGRNRGGGGSPAHGYDDHRSQHQNELERRFARDIAHEVARLMATNATRELVLVAQTRVLGFLRHELHSLLKAGVEIRELAKDLSKLSPLELHEHLARERLIPERRTPAG; this is encoded by the coding sequence ATGAACCATAATTGTGTCGTGGTTGCCGGTGGTTCGCGTGCCCGTTTCTTTACGTTGCGGGATTCGGAGTTCCCGGAGATGGAGTCCGGACCCAATCTGCACGAGATCGCCGACCTCGTCAGCCCCGAGAAGGACCTGCCCGGCAGCGACCTGTGGACCAACCTCAAATCCGGGCGCAACCGCGGCGGTGGCGGCAGTCCGGCGCACGGTTACGACGACCACCGCAGTCAGCACCAGAACGAGTTGGAGCGACGCTTCGCCCGCGATATCGCCCATGAGGTCGCCCGCCTGATGGCGACCAATGCCACCCGTGAACTGGTGCTGGTGGCACAGACGCGCGTGCTGGGCTTCCTGCGCCACGAACTCCACAGCCTGCTCAAGGCCGGTGTCGAGATCCGTGAACTGGCCAAGGACCTGAGCAAGCTGTCACCACTGGAACTGCACGAACACCTGGCGCGCGAGCGCCTCATCCCCGAGCGCCGCACCCCGGCCGGCTGA